A genomic segment from Peribacillus sp. ACCC06369 encodes:
- a CDS encoding Ger(x)C family spore germination protein, whose amino-acid sequence MRKLFAVMIIGCQLLLTTGCWGMKEIQAQTYGSALGIDYKEGEFILYFQALNFADIAKQEGATALQQKSSVVIGKGKGESIEEAYTELEQNAALPLYIGHINSFILSENVIKKKMKDFIEYVGKEPLLRYNSWLFVTNEDIKKVFDSDSFFNLPNLFTIIQRPETVINENYFISPLKFSELVSEFYQPVGSILIPSMVINEHHYSEKGKEKKIPTLNGGYVLSKQQYKGFVSKQDLIGLKWVENKATVMFFSLNKQKVSVEIMDPKTNIIVLEQQKKPLYDLEVRANGILKQNIDNLDIEKIEKKVEIKVKEDILKTLETGGGINTDLFNISEKAYRYHVNKWDNKVINSFDKTSINNIKVNIHIEHSENYKR is encoded by the coding sequence ATGAGAAAGCTATTTGCAGTCATGATTATTGGCTGTCAACTTTTACTGACGACAGGATGCTGGGGAATGAAGGAAATTCAAGCTCAAACATATGGATCCGCTCTTGGGATCGATTATAAAGAGGGTGAATTCATCTTATACTTTCAAGCATTAAATTTTGCGGATATAGCAAAACAAGAGGGGGCAACTGCATTACAACAAAAATCTTCTGTTGTCATTGGGAAAGGTAAAGGGGAAAGTATCGAAGAAGCATATACTGAATTAGAACAAAATGCAGCATTACCACTTTATATCGGGCATATTAACTCCTTCATTTTAAGTGAGAATGTAATCAAAAAGAAAATGAAGGATTTCATTGAATATGTAGGAAAAGAGCCCTTATTGCGATACAATTCTTGGCTGTTTGTTACAAACGAGGATATTAAAAAGGTGTTTGATAGTGATAGTTTCTTTAATCTTCCTAACTTATTCACGATCATTCAAAGGCCAGAGACCGTTATTAATGAGAACTATTTTATTTCCCCGTTAAAATTCAGTGAACTGGTTTCGGAATTTTATCAACCGGTTGGTTCCATTTTAATTCCCTCTATGGTCATAAATGAGCATCATTACTCAGAGAAGGGGAAAGAAAAAAAGATACCAACGTTGAATGGCGGCTATGTTTTATCAAAACAACAGTATAAAGGGTTCGTAAGTAAACAAGATTTGATCGGTTTAAAATGGGTTGAAAACAAGGCGACAGTAATGTTTTTTTCCCTGAACAAACAAAAGGTAAGTGTTGAAATCATGGATCCCAAAACAAACATCATAGTATTGGAACAACAAAAGAAACCTTTGTATGATTTAGAGGTTAGAGCAAATGGAATATTGAAACAAAATATAGATAACTTGGATATAGAAAAAATCGAAAAAAAAGTAGAAATAAAAGTTAAGGAAGATATTTTGAAGACATTGGAGACGGGGGGGGGAATCAATACAGACCTTTTTAACATAAGTGAAAAGGCATACAGATACCATGTCAATAAGTGGGATAATAAAGTTATTAATTCCTTTGATAAGACTTCAATAAATAACATAAAAGTTAATATCCATATTGAACATAGTGAAAATTACAAACGTTAG
- the racE gene encoding glutamate racemase: protein MKQPIGIIDSGVGGLTVAKEVMRQLPNENIIYLGDTARCPYGPRTKKDVQTFTWQMTRFLMKKDIKMLIIACNTATAAVLDEIRALLPIPVLGVIHPGARAALKVSNSLHIGIIGTEGTVKSKAYDDALASINSDVKVDSLACPKFVPIVESGEFQGKIVNRVVAQTLSPLKKTKIDTLILGCTHYPLLGPVISTYMGDEVQVISSGEETAREASVILDYYKLINKSKLRPVHRFYTTGSRDMFGSIAESWLGIHINTIETIKIDHL, encoded by the coding sequence TTGAAACAACCGATAGGAATCATTGATTCAGGGGTAGGCGGCTTGACAGTAGCTAAAGAAGTCATGCGTCAGCTTCCAAATGAAAATATTATATACTTAGGTGATACAGCAAGATGCCCTTATGGGCCTAGGACCAAAAAAGATGTCCAAACCTTCACATGGCAAATGACGAGGTTTTTGATGAAGAAGGATATAAAAATGCTGATCATCGCCTGCAATACAGCGACTGCAGCTGTACTGGATGAAATCAGGGCATTACTTCCGATTCCGGTATTAGGTGTCATTCATCCTGGGGCAAGGGCGGCGTTGAAAGTTTCCAATTCCTTGCATATTGGCATTATTGGTACGGAAGGCACAGTGAAAAGCAAAGCGTATGACGATGCACTTGCCTCCATCAATTCCGATGTGAAAGTAGATAGTTTAGCATGCCCGAAATTTGTCCCTATCGTAGAAAGCGGCGAGTTTCAAGGGAAGATAGTCAATAGGGTCGTGGCACAAACCTTGAGTCCGTTGAAGAAAACGAAGATCGACACATTAATCCTTGGCTGTACCCATTATCCACTGCTGGGGCCTGTAATCTCGACCTATATGGGGGATGAAGTACAAGTCATTTCCTCTGGGGAAGAGACGGCCCGAGAGGCAAGTGTCATTTTGGATTACTATAAATTAATCAATAAAAGCAAGCTCCGTCCAGTTCATCGCTTTTATACAACCGGTTCAAGAGATATGTTCGGTTCCATCGCGGAGAGCTGGCTCGGTATTCATATCAATACAATCGAAACAATTAAAATTGATCACTTATAA
- a CDS encoding DUF2087 domain-containing protein has product MKDAEMFWSASQDELKQGYSEEGNQYICLLCGNAIEKGIVYPKDGVLYEAERYMRIHIEHAHSSVFEYLIDLDKKLTGLTDHQNRLLRLFYQGKNDAEVQEEMGIGSPSTIRNHRFVLKEKERQAKLFLALMELLKDKDEHAPAFIPLHQKARMVDDRYNVTEDEKMAVLKKYFPKGSKDALKSFPPKEKQRLMILQEIMNRFENERKYEEKEINQILGAVYHDHVLLRRYLIEYGFLDRKPDGSQYWLKK; this is encoded by the coding sequence ATGAAGGACGCTGAAATGTTTTGGAGTGCATCTCAGGATGAGCTTAAACAAGGGTATAGCGAAGAAGGGAATCAATATATTTGTTTGCTATGCGGAAATGCAATTGAAAAGGGGATAGTATACCCGAAAGATGGGGTTCTTTATGAAGCTGAGAGGTATATGCGAATTCATATTGAACATGCACACAGCTCCGTTTTTGAATACTTGATTGATCTCGATAAAAAACTTACAGGGCTTACTGATCACCAAAATCGTCTCCTTCGCCTTTTTTACCAGGGGAAGAATGATGCTGAGGTTCAGGAGGAAATGGGAATTGGAAGTCCTTCCACAATTCGGAACCATCGCTTTGTGTTAAAAGAGAAAGAGCGTCAGGCTAAGTTGTTTTTAGCACTGATGGAACTTTTGAAAGATAAAGATGAACATGCGCCGGCATTTATCCCCCTTCATCAAAAAGCAAGGATGGTCGATGATCGTTATAACGTTACCGAGGATGAAAAGATGGCTGTACTGAAAAAGTATTTCCCTAAAGGCAGTAAGGATGCATTAAAGTCTTTCCCGCCCAAGGAAAAACAAAGGCTGATGATTCTCCAAGAAATTATGAACCGTTTTGAAAATGAGCGAAAATACGAAGAAAAGGAAATCAATCAAATATTGGGTGCCGTTTATCATGATCATGTTCTTTTGAGGAGATA
- a CDS encoding GerMN domain-containing protein, whose translation MSNKSKVTMAVTILASSFWLSGCGLFGGEEKKEIDPPKDVSLVEDESSLKETETNGEEKPATDGEEGAVESKTVKTELYLIDKSGYVVPQTLELPKSEAVAKQALDYLVANGPVTDKLPNGFRAVIPADTQISVNIKEGVAVADFSPEFKNYQKEDELKILQAITWTLTQFDSVDKIQMRINGEDISEMPVNGTPIDENISRSSGINIDTSDVVDISNSKALTVYYVGGDEEYTYYVPVTRRISETVSDNVTAVIQELTKSPSGSNLQTGFMSDVALLDEPKVAEGKVSLNFNENILGSFKEKKVSQEVLDALVLSLTEQKGIESVEVQVQGSADVLNEEGKKLSEPVVRPEKVNTGSF comes from the coding sequence ATGTCCAATAAATCAAAAGTAACAATGGCTGTGACCATTCTGGCATCTTCTTTTTGGCTTTCAGGCTGCGGATTATTTGGCGGTGAAGAGAAAAAGGAAATTGATCCACCAAAGGATGTTTCATTAGTCGAGGATGAATCTTCATTAAAAGAAACAGAAACGAATGGTGAAGAAAAGCCTGCAACAGATGGAGAAGAAGGCGCTGTTGAGTCGAAAACTGTGAAGACAGAGTTATATTTAATTGATAAAAGTGGGTATGTGGTTCCACAGACATTGGAACTTCCTAAATCGGAGGCCGTAGCTAAACAGGCCCTTGATTACCTTGTCGCTAACGGACCAGTCACGGATAAACTTCCTAATGGATTCAGGGCCGTCATTCCTGCCGATACCCAAATAAGCGTGAACATTAAAGAAGGAGTGGCTGTTGCGGACTTTTCGCCGGAGTTCAAAAACTATCAAAAAGAGGATGAACTCAAAATCCTTCAAGCCATTACATGGACTCTGACACAATTCGACTCGGTCGATAAAATCCAAATGAGAATAAATGGGGAAGATATTTCCGAAATGCCGGTCAATGGCACACCGATAGATGAGAATATCTCAAGGTCTTCAGGAATCAATATCGATACGAGTGATGTGGTCGACATTTCGAATTCCAAAGCACTGACTGTTTATTATGTAGGCGGTGACGAGGAGTACACCTATTATGTTCCGGTGACACGCAGGATCAGCGAAACGGTGTCTGATAATGTAACGGCAGTCATACAGGAATTAACGAAGAGTCCTTCGGGTTCTAACCTGCAAACTGGGTTCATGAGTGATGTAGCTTTACTTGACGAGCCTAAAGTGGCAGAAGGTAAGGTCAGCCTCAATTTTAACGAAAATATCCTTGGAAGCTTTAAAGAGAAAAAGGTATCACAAGAAGTACTTGATGCATTGGTCCTTTCTTTAACGGAACAGAAAGGAATTGAAAGCGTTGAAGTACAAGTGCAGGGCAGCGCCGATGTTCTTAATGAAGAAGGAAAGAAATTATCCGAACCAGTGGTCCGTCCAGAGAAAGTCAACACAGGTAGTTTTTAA
- a CDS encoding metallophosphoesterase has translation MKVLIMSDSHGLTHEISMITDRHKQEVAAMIHCGDSELERNDPHMADFLAVRGNCDHDSAYPTDIVENIAGKRFFITHGHLYNIKMTLMNLSYKSEEAEADIICFGHSHAAGSESIDGKLFINPGSIRQPRGRKEKTYAILEMGTGKLEITYYDLEGKIVEELRNAYQME, from the coding sequence ATGAAAGTGCTAATAATGAGTGACAGTCATGGCTTAACTCATGAAATAAGCATGATAACCGACCGTCATAAACAAGAAGTTGCTGCCATGATCCATTGCGGTGATTCAGAGTTGGAAAGAAATGATCCTCACATGGCGGATTTCTTAGCTGTTCGTGGGAATTGTGATCATGATTCGGCATATCCGACTGACATTGTGGAGAACATCGCAGGCAAGCGTTTCTTCATTACGCATGGACATCTCTATAACATAAAAATGACCCTGATGAATTTATCTTATAAAAGTGAAGAGGCCGAAGCGGATATTATTTGCTTTGGTCACTCCCACGCTGCAGGTTCCGAATCGATTGACGGCAAGCTCTTCATCAACCCGGGAAGCATACGCCAGCCGCGTGGACGAAAAGAGAAAACCTATGCCATTTTGGAAATGGGAACAGGCAAACTTGAAATCACCTATTATGACCTTGAAGGAAAAATCGTTGAAGAATTAAGAAATGCTTATCAAATGGAATGA
- a CDS encoding response regulator transcription factor produces the protein MKENEFTHKPLLTKREKEVFELLVQDKTTKEIAGELFISEKTVRNHISNAMQKLGVKGRSQAVIELLRMGELKL, from the coding sequence TTGAAGGAGAACGAATTCACTCATAAGCCACTACTCACCAAAAGAGAAAAAGAAGTATTTGAGTTACTAGTACAAGACAAAACAACAAAAGAAATCGCAGGTGAATTGTTTATTAGCGAAAAAACAGTTCGAAACCATATTTCAAATGCGATGCAGAAGCTTGGAGTCAAAGGACGTTCGCAGGCAGTCATAGAACTCCTTCGTATGGGAGAACTTAAGCTTTAA
- a CDS encoding IS1182 family transposase, giving the protein MLSKHDSIQRDQLEMITLDQLVPLNHLVRKMEAAIDFTFIYDLVKEMYSEVGRPSIDPVILVKLTFIQYTFGIRSMRKTIEEVETNMAYRWFLGYGFHDKVPHFSTFGKNYERRFKDTDLFEQIFYRILMTAANKKLISAEHVFVDSTHVKASANKRKFEKKIVRKETRAYQGRLQEEINQDREKHGKKPFPSDKFDKEETKEIKESTTDSESGYYVKDERTKQFAYSFHAAADRNGFVLGTIVTPGNIHDSQILEPLVEQVIEKVGKPEAVAADAAYKTPAITSYLFNKEIIPALPYTRPRTKEGFFRKQDYVYDEHFDCYLCPSGELLKYSTTNKEGYREYKSPKHTCATCSFLSQCTESKDHQKVVTRHIWQTHVEEADHLRHHQDVKTIYAKRKETIERVFADAKEKHGMRWTTLRGLKKLSMQAMLTFAAINLKKMANWTWRGPKMA; this is encoded by the coding sequence ATGCTTTCTAAACATGATTCTATTCAGCGAGATCAACTTGAAATGATTACGTTAGATCAACTGGTGCCACTGAACCATTTGGTTCGTAAAATGGAGGCTGCCATTGACTTCACTTTCATTTATGACTTGGTGAAAGAGATGTATTCAGAGGTAGGACGCCCAAGTATTGATCCAGTTATTTTAGTTAAACTGACATTCATTCAATATACCTTCGGTATTCGTTCCATGCGTAAAACGATTGAAGAAGTTGAAACCAATATGGCTTACCGTTGGTTCTTAGGCTATGGTTTCCATGATAAAGTACCTCATTTCTCTACGTTCGGGAAAAATTATGAGCGACGCTTTAAAGATACAGACCTGTTTGAACAGATTTTCTATCGCATTTTAATGACAGCTGCTAATAAAAAGTTAATAAGTGCTGAACACGTTTTCGTGGATTCCACACATGTGAAAGCCAGTGCGAATAAAAGGAAATTTGAAAAGAAAATCGTTCGTAAAGAAACACGAGCGTATCAAGGGCGTCTTCAAGAAGAAATCAATCAAGATCGTGAAAAACATGGAAAGAAGCCTTTTCCATCAGATAAATTTGATAAAGAAGAGACCAAAGAGATTAAAGAAAGTACAACGGATTCTGAGAGTGGCTACTATGTGAAAGATGAACGAACAAAACAGTTTGCCTATTCATTCCATGCGGCCGCAGACCGCAACGGTTTTGTATTGGGAACGATTGTAACACCTGGAAATATACATGACAGTCAGATCTTAGAGCCACTAGTTGAACAAGTGATTGAGAAAGTTGGAAAACCGGAAGCCGTTGCCGCAGATGCAGCTTATAAAACACCAGCGATTACAAGCTACCTATTTAACAAAGAAATCATACCGGCTTTACCTTATACACGTCCTCGCACCAAAGAAGGATTTTTCCGCAAACAGGACTATGTATACGATGAACATTTTGATTGTTACCTTTGTCCTTCGGGAGAGCTATTAAAGTACTCAACAACCAATAAAGAGGGCTATCGCGAGTATAAATCACCCAAACACACTTGTGCGACATGCTCATTTTTATCTCAGTGTACAGAAAGCAAAGACCATCAAAAAGTGGTGACACGGCATATTTGGCAAACACATGTGGAAGAAGCAGATCATCTGCGTCATCATCAAGATGTAAAAACTATATATGCGAAACGTAAAGAAACGATTGAGCGTGTATTCGCAGATGCAAAAGAAAAGCATGGTATGCGTTGGACAACTTTAAGGGGACTTAAAAAATTGTCGATGCAGGCGATGCTTACTTTCGCTGCCATTAATTTAAAGAAGATGGCCAATTGGACATGGCGAGGTCCAAAAATGGCCTAA
- a CDS encoding XTP/dITP diphosphatase, with protein sequence MKTVIIATKNKGKAKEFESLFSAKGYEVKTLLDVPGAPDVEETGTTFEENAILKAEAIAHQLGHFVIADDSGLIVDALDGRPGVYSARYAGESKSDEANTEKVLGELEGVPEEERTARFYCALALASPNQETITVSGTMEGLITVQPSGTNGFGYDPIFFVKEQGKTNAELTKEEKNQISHRAHALRALDEKLDLFLKREEGM encoded by the coding sequence ATGAAGACAGTAATCATTGCAACGAAAAATAAAGGGAAAGCCAAGGAATTCGAAAGCTTGTTCTCTGCTAAAGGATATGAAGTCAAAACGCTTCTCGATGTACCGGGTGCACCGGATGTGGAGGAAACAGGTACGACCTTTGAAGAAAATGCAATCTTGAAAGCAGAGGCCATTGCCCATCAGCTAGGCCATTTTGTCATTGCGGATGATTCCGGATTGATTGTAGATGCATTGGATGGCCGTCCGGGCGTATATTCTGCCCGCTATGCTGGAGAGTCCAAGAGTGATGAAGCGAACACGGAAAAAGTCCTCGGGGAACTGGAAGGCGTCCCGGAAGAGGAAAGGACAGCGAGATTCTATTGCGCCTTGGCCCTCGCGTCACCCAACCAGGAAACGATTACGGTTTCGGGAACGATGGAAGGCTTGATTACAGTACAGCCTTCAGGAACGAATGGATTTGGTTATGATCCAATCTTTTTTGTTAAAGAACAGGGTAAAACAAACGCCGAATTGACAAAAGAGGAAAAAAACCAAATCAGCCACCGTGCCCACGCATTGAGGGCCCTAGATGAAAAACTTGATTTATTTCTAAAAAGGGAAGAAGGAATGTGA
- a CDS encoding endospore germination permease: protein MDQKVIQALHIYVLIIMNTGFMVHVLLIPNILTASQRDAWISVIISVVPCIVWTLFIFYIYKKLDKEDIISFLKKWSTPFVTYIFTIAFGLYFIINAFITIKFTVIWAKANYTHDIPNIVVVSLFTFICIFASYKGIRTISTLALLFLPVVTFFGIFVGLGNTSNKNYELLFPIFESGYHNTLNGILYTSAGYLEIIVFLFLTPYLKNKLKAKWLLMAGIILIMLTLGPLMGAIAEFGSVEAVKMRNPAYEQWKLLRFGYYITRLDFLSIFQWLSGAMIRISLCLFIGYKLISNSKHQKWILLSLYLLIVIGTLIHWDADSFLNFIYKYFFPISSLFLLSAAIILLFIIIKKGKGKGKGETL from the coding sequence ATGGATCAAAAGGTAATTCAGGCTTTACACATCTATGTTTTAATCATTATGAATACAGGATTCATGGTACATGTCCTGCTCATTCCCAATATCTTAACCGCATCTCAACGCGACGCATGGATAAGTGTCATAATAAGTGTTGTTCCATGTATCGTTTGGACGCTATTTATTTTTTATATTTATAAAAAACTAGATAAAGAAGATATAATCTCTTTTCTGAAAAAATGGTCTACACCTTTTGTTACATATATTTTCACTATAGCATTTGGGTTGTACTTTATAATTAACGCCTTCATTACCATCAAATTTACAGTGATTTGGGCAAAAGCTAATTATACTCATGACATACCAAACATCGTAGTCGTCAGCCTATTCACTTTTATATGTATTTTTGCAAGTTATAAAGGAATACGCACCATAAGTACTTTGGCTCTCCTATTTCTTCCGGTCGTCACTTTTTTCGGGATATTTGTGGGTCTGGGGAATACGAGTAATAAGAATTACGAATTATTGTTCCCGATATTTGAAAGCGGGTATCACAATACTCTAAATGGAATTCTGTATACGAGTGCAGGATATTTAGAAATTATCGTTTTTTTATTTTTAACTCCTTACTTGAAAAATAAGCTAAAAGCCAAGTGGCTATTAATGGCTGGTATTATCTTAATCATGCTGACGTTAGGACCCCTCATGGGAGCGATTGCGGAATTTGGTTCTGTGGAAGCAGTGAAAATGAGGAATCCGGCTTATGAACAGTGGAAGTTGTTAAGGTTTGGCTATTATATTACTCGACTCGATTTCCTTTCCATCTTCCAATGGCTTTCAGGTGCCATGATTCGAATAAGTTTATGTTTATTTATAGGCTATAAATTAATCTCAAATTCAAAACATCAGAAGTGGATACTGCTTTCACTATATTTGTTAATTGTTATTGGAACGCTAATCCATTGGGATGCTGATTCATTTTTAAATTTTATATACAAATATTTCTTTCCAATCAGCAGTCTGTTTCTTTTAAGTGCTGCAATTATACTGTTATTTATTATTATAAAAAAGGGAAAAGGAAAAGGAAAAGGTGAAACATTATGA
- a CDS encoding MarR family transcriptional regulator has translation MDEEKQVAYVADIERELRYVSTWLKQRGREILKDYKITIPQFVALQWLFESGDMTIGELSTKMFLAFSTTTDLIDRMEKHQLVQRVKDDKDRRVVRIHLLEEGERIIEEVINKRQQYLSGVLVNFNESDIVSLQGILAKLHQEMKGK, from the coding sequence ATGGATGAAGAGAAGCAGGTTGCATATGTAGCCGATATCGAGAGGGAATTGCGCTATGTATCGACATGGCTTAAGCAAAGGGGAAGAGAAATTCTCAAAGATTATAAAATCACCATTCCTCAATTCGTGGCTTTGCAATGGCTTTTTGAATCAGGCGACATGACGATTGGCGAATTGTCCACAAAGATGTTTCTCGCCTTCAGCACAACAACGGATCTGATTGACCGCATGGAGAAACATCAGCTTGTCCAGCGTGTCAAGGATGATAAGGACCGGCGCGTGGTTCGAATTCACCTTCTTGAAGAAGGTGAACGGATTATTGAAGAAGTGATTAATAAACGACAACAGTACTTGAGTGGGGTATTAGTCAATTTTAACGAATCTGACATCGTGTCCCTGCAAGGAATTCTAGCAAAACTACATCAAGAAATGAAAGGAAAATGA
- a CDS encoding thioesterase family protein: MGRISYIDNITEWINDFSFKHEIKVRFSETDMFGHLNNTIPFTYFEEARIEYFNSMGFMKDWTSAECSEMPVVANLQCDYLKQVFFNDQLTIHVKADHIGNSSVDIHYMGTKQDGSICLTGRGTIVQVSKATGKPIPWTEEMKRSMWQTELEHS, encoded by the coding sequence ATGGGCAGGATATCATATATCGATAATATAACGGAGTGGATCAATGATTTTTCTTTTAAACATGAGATTAAGGTCCGTTTTTCAGAAACTGATATGTTTGGGCACTTGAATAACACGATTCCTTTTACTTATTTTGAGGAAGCTCGGATTGAGTATTTCAACAGTATGGGGTTCATGAAGGATTGGACCTCGGCTGAATGCAGTGAGATGCCGGTTGTTGCCAATTTACAGTGTGATTACCTGAAGCAAGTGTTTTTCAATGACCAATTGACGATCCATGTGAAAGCTGACCATATCGGAAACTCTTCAGTAGACATACATTATATGGGAACCAAACAAGATGGTTCAATTTGTTTAACGGGTAGGGGAACGATTGTCCAAGTTTCCAAAGCCACCGGAAAGCCGATACCTTGGACGGAAGAGATGAAGCGATCGATGTGGCAAACAGAGCTCGAACATTCCTGA
- a CDS encoding spore germination protein yields the protein MKKGKLNGTPSYIDQIQKWFEHSSDVVLRTKTFDNEDRYLLGFLYAPNLVDMQFINEVILPTISKAVQENGELTIDQLSNIMEISTLKKGSDLKEGVESILFSGDLIIINESSNEIYYTPLANSPKRSPEESNIESSIRGPRDGFVENISDNMSLIRQRLKTASLKCIEYTIGKRSKTKILLLYIDDIINPSILSDIKKRLDSLKVDIIVSSYQVEELLYDNQFSIFPLMDYVGRPDYVVESLNQGRFAILVDGNPTCLIGPTSINQLLYSADDAHASFFYISFIRIIRVVALFVTVTLPGFFIALVSYQFDQIPFSLLATISITRQGLPIPASLEAFMMIILFELFKEAGLRLPKAVGPTVSVLGGLIIGDAAIRAGLTSPSMLVVIAVTVLSSYTLINQNIAGNIVLIRLFIFACSAFLGLFGFFMGIFLILIVVVSLESFGQPFVNPLSKPNKSDMLKVLFKLPYGMLRQRNQAIQSSDNEPQKESNK from the coding sequence ATGAAGAAGGGAAAATTGAATGGAACTCCTTCTTACATTGACCAAATCCAAAAATGGTTCGAACATTCTTCCGATGTTGTTTTAAGAACAAAAACTTTTGATAATGAAGATCGTTATTTGTTGGGATTTTTATATGCGCCGAACTTAGTGGATATGCAATTTATCAATGAAGTGATACTGCCTACAATATCAAAAGCGGTTCAAGAAAATGGGGAATTAACAATTGATCAATTAAGCAATATTATGGAGATCAGTACGCTTAAAAAGGGCTCCGATTTAAAAGAGGGAGTAGAGAGCATTCTTTTTTCAGGAGACCTAATCATTATTAATGAATCTTCTAATGAAATTTACTATACCCCATTGGCTAATTCCCCTAAGCGCAGTCCGGAAGAATCCAATATAGAATCTTCCATTCGGGGACCCAGAGATGGATTTGTTGAGAATATATCGGATAACATGTCTTTAATTCGCCAAAGGTTAAAAACGGCATCACTTAAATGTATAGAATATACAATTGGGAAAAGAAGTAAAACTAAAATATTGCTACTTTATATAGATGACATTATTAATCCCTCGATTCTTTCGGATATTAAAAAAAGATTGGATTCATTAAAAGTTGATATCATAGTCAGCAGTTACCAAGTTGAAGAACTCCTATATGATAATCAATTTTCCATCTTCCCCTTAATGGATTACGTTGGTCGACCGGACTATGTTGTTGAATCCTTGAATCAAGGGCGCTTTGCCATCCTGGTAGACGGGAATCCCACATGCTTGATCGGACCAACCAGTATTAATCAGTTGCTTTATTCTGCTGATGACGCACATGCAAGCTTTTTTTACATTAGTTTTATACGCATCATTCGTGTAGTCGCCTTATTTGTAACGGTTACGTTACCGGGTTTTTTTATAGCGTTAGTTTCCTATCAATTCGATCAAATTCCCTTTTCGCTTCTTGCGACAATTTCAATCACGAGACAGGGATTACCCATACCTGCTTCTTTGGAGGCATTCATGATGATCATATTGTTTGAACTATTTAAAGAAGCCGGTCTTCGCCTGCCAAAAGCTGTAGGTCCTACGGTTTCAGTGTTGGGTGGATTGATTATAGGTGATGCAGCGATTCGGGCAGGGCTCACTTCACCCTCCATGCTAGTAGTAATAGCTGTTACAGTTCTGTCAAGCTATACCTTAATCAATCAGAATATTGCTGGGAATATCGTTCTTATAAGGTTATTCATATTTGCTTGTTCAGCGTTTTTAGGCTTGTTTGGATTCTTTATGGGAATATTCCTTATCTTGATTGTTGTGGTTTCCTTGGAAAGTTTCGGCCAGCCTTTTGTGAATCCACTTTCCAAACCAAATAAATCGGATATGTTAAAAGTCTTATTTAAGCTTCCGTATGGGATGTTAAGGCAGCGGAATCAAGCTATACAGTCCAGTGATAATGAACCGCAAAAGGAGTCGAACAAATGA